The Mycobacterium seoulense genome has a window encoding:
- a CDS encoding thiolase family protein, with protein sequence MNRDAVIVGAVRTPIGKGKPSGALHDVLPADLLAHSLRELVARTGVDAAQVDDVIAGAVAQVGDQAVNIARNALLGAGFPESVPGVTIDRQCGSSQQAISFAAQGVVSGAYDLVVAAGVESMGRVPMGSSVLPGSNPFGDDMTRRYPDGLVPQGISAELIAAKWGFSRTQLDEFSAGSHDKAARATKDGLFDNELIPIAGLAADEFIRPGTTVQTLAGLQPAFYSEAMNARFPQINWEITAGNSSPLSDGSAAVMIASGEAAKKLGLRPLARIHTTTVVGSDPLYMLTGVIPATEKVLRRAGLTLADIDLFEVNEAFAPVVLAWAKDTGADLAKTNVNGGAIAIGHPLGASGARIMTTLVNALEQRGGRYGLQTMCEGGGMANATIIERL encoded by the coding sequence ATGAACCGCGACGCCGTCATCGTCGGAGCCGTCCGCACCCCAATCGGCAAGGGCAAACCCAGCGGTGCCCTGCACGACGTGTTGCCCGCCGACCTGCTGGCGCACAGCCTGCGCGAACTGGTGGCGCGCACCGGCGTGGACGCGGCGCAGGTGGACGACGTCATCGCCGGCGCGGTGGCCCAGGTCGGCGACCAGGCAGTCAACATCGCCCGCAATGCGCTGCTGGGTGCCGGGTTCCCGGAGTCGGTTCCCGGCGTCACGATCGACCGGCAGTGCGGCAGCAGCCAGCAGGCCATCAGCTTCGCCGCGCAGGGCGTCGTTTCCGGCGCCTACGACCTGGTCGTGGCCGCGGGGGTGGAGTCGATGGGCCGCGTCCCCATGGGCAGCTCGGTGCTGCCGGGCAGCAATCCCTTCGGCGACGACATGACGCGTCGCTATCCCGACGGCCTGGTGCCGCAGGGCATCAGCGCCGAATTGATCGCGGCGAAATGGGGATTCTCACGCACCCAGCTCGACGAGTTCTCCGCCGGCAGCCATGACAAGGCCGCCCGCGCGACCAAAGACGGGCTCTTCGACAACGAGCTGATCCCCATCGCCGGCCTTGCCGCCGACGAATTCATCCGGCCCGGCACGACGGTGCAGACGCTGGCCGGGCTGCAGCCCGCGTTCTACAGCGAGGCGATGAATGCCCGCTTCCCGCAGATCAATTGGGAGATCACCGCCGGCAACTCCTCGCCGCTCTCCGATGGAAGCGCCGCGGTCATGATCGCCAGCGGCGAGGCCGCCAAGAAACTTGGCCTGCGCCCGCTGGCCCGCATCCACACCACCACCGTGGTGGGCTCCGATCCGCTCTACATGCTGACCGGGGTCATCCCGGCCACCGAGAAGGTGCTGCGGCGGGCCGGCCTGACGCTGGCCGACATCGACCTGTTCGAGGTGAACGAGGCCTTCGCGCCCGTCGTGCTCGCGTGGGCCAAGGACACCGGCGCCGACCTGGCCAAGACCAACGTCAACGGCGGTGCCATCGCGATCGGCCACCCTCTCGGCGCCAGCGGTGCCCGCATCATGACCACGCTGGTCAACGCCCTCGAACAGCGCGGCGGACGGTACGGGCTGCAGACGATGTGCGAGGGCGGCGGCATGGCCAACGCCACGATCATCGAGCGGCTGTAA
- a CDS encoding winged helix-turn-helix transcriptional regulator, which produces MTLLQGPLADRDAWSAAGECAIEKTMAVVGTKSAMLIMREAYYGTTRFDDFARRVGITKAATSARLSELVELGLLKRRPYHEPGQRRRQEYVLTEAGIDFMPVVWAMFEWGRRHLPGRNRLRLTHLGCGAEAGVEIRCTEGHLVPPDELGMRLAKSG; this is translated from the coding sequence ATGACACTGCTGCAGGGACCGCTGGCCGACCGCGATGCCTGGTCGGCCGCGGGCGAATGTGCGATCGAGAAGACCATGGCGGTGGTGGGCACCAAATCCGCGATGCTCATCATGCGCGAGGCCTACTACGGCACGACACGCTTCGACGACTTCGCCCGCCGGGTGGGCATCACCAAGGCCGCCACCTCGGCGCGGCTGTCCGAGCTTGTCGAGCTGGGGCTGCTGAAGCGCCGGCCGTACCACGAGCCCGGGCAACGCCGCCGCCAAGAATATGTGCTCACCGAGGCCGGCATCGACTTCATGCCGGTGGTGTGGGCGATGTTCGAGTGGGGTCGGCGCCACCTGCCGGGGCGCAACCGCCTGCGCCTGACGCATCTGGGGTGTGGCGCCGAAGCGGGCGTCGAAATCCGTTGCACCGAAGGGCATTTGGTTCCGCCCGACGAGCTGGGCATGCGGCTGGCTAAGTCTGGTTGA
- the rsgA gene encoding ribosome small subunit-dependent GTPase A — MRPGDYDESDVRVRSGRGSRPRTKTRPEHADAEPAMVISVDRGRWGCVLGGDPDRRVTAMRARELGRTPIVVGDEVDIVGDLSGRLDTLARIVRRGERRTVLRRTADDTDPTERVVVANADQLLIVVALADPPPRTGLVDRALIAAFAGGLTPILCLTKTDLAPPEPFAAQFVDLDLTVVVAGRDDPLLAVADLLAGKITVLLGHSGVGKSTLVNRLVPEAERAVGEVTDIGRGRHTSTQSVALPLATSGWVVDTPGIRSFGLAHIQPDDVLMAFSDLAEAIENCPRGCGHMGPPADPECALDTLSGPAARRVGAARRLLAALNQT, encoded by the coding sequence TTGAGGCCCGGCGATTACGACGAGTCCGACGTCAGGGTCCGCTCCGGCAGGGGCTCGCGACCGCGCACCAAGACTCGTCCCGAGCACGCCGACGCCGAGCCGGCGATGGTGATCAGCGTCGACCGCGGCCGCTGGGGGTGCGTGCTCGGCGGGGACCCCGATCGGCGGGTCACGGCCATGCGGGCCAGGGAACTGGGCCGCACCCCGATCGTGGTCGGTGACGAGGTCGACATCGTCGGCGATCTGTCCGGGCGGCTGGACACGCTGGCCCGCATCGTGCGGCGCGGGGAACGGCGAACGGTGTTGCGCCGCACGGCCGACGACACCGACCCCACCGAACGCGTGGTGGTCGCCAACGCCGACCAGTTGCTGATCGTGGTGGCGCTGGCAGACCCGCCGCCGCGCACCGGCCTGGTCGACCGCGCGCTGATCGCCGCCTTCGCCGGCGGGCTGACGCCGATTCTGTGCCTGACCAAGACCGACCTCGCGCCGCCGGAGCCGTTCGCCGCGCAGTTCGTCGACCTGGACCTGACGGTCGTCGTGGCGGGCCGCGATGACCCGCTGCTCGCGGTGGCCGACCTGCTGGCCGGCAAGATCACCGTGCTGCTCGGGCATTCCGGCGTCGGCAAGTCCACGTTGGTGAATCGCCTCGTGCCCGAGGCGGAGCGGGCCGTCGGCGAGGTCACCGACATCGGCCGAGGGCGGCACACCTCCACCCAATCGGTCGCGCTGCCCCTCGCCACATCGGGCTGGGTGGTCGACACCCCGGGCATCCGGTCGTTCGGGCTGGCCCACATCCAACCCGACGACGTGCTGATGGCCTTCTCGGACCTCGCCGAGGCGATCGAGAACTGCCCGCGCGGCTGCGGACACATGGGCCCCCCGGCCGACCCCGAGTGCGCGCTCGACACCCTGTCCGGCCCCGCCGCCCGCCGCGTGGGGGCCGCGCGCCGGCTGCTGGCCGCGCTCAACCAGACTTAG
- a CDS encoding SOS response-associated peptidase, protein MCGRFAVTTDPALLAQKIKAIDEATGASESAGAPNYNVAPTSTVATVVRRHSDPDDEPTRRVRLMRWGLVPPWAKAGADGAPETKGPMLINARADKVTTSPAFRSSAKSKRCLIPMDGYYEWRVNDAVAGKKSRKTPFFMYREDGEPLFMAGLWSVWKPAKEASPLLSCTIITTDAPGELAEIHDRMPLVVPEREWDRWLDPDAPADEELLTRPPDVRGIRMREVSTLVNNVRNNGPQLLEPAGPEPEQATLL, encoded by the coding sequence ATGTGTGGACGGTTCGCGGTCACCACGGATCCGGCTCTGCTGGCCCAGAAGATCAAGGCGATCGACGAGGCCACCGGCGCCTCGGAGAGCGCCGGGGCGCCCAACTACAACGTGGCCCCGACGTCGACCGTCGCGACGGTCGTCCGCCGCCACAGCGACCCCGACGACGAGCCCACCCGGCGGGTCCGGCTGATGCGCTGGGGCCTGGTGCCGCCGTGGGCCAAGGCCGGTGCCGACGGGGCGCCCGAGACCAAGGGCCCGATGCTGATCAACGCCCGTGCGGACAAGGTCACCACCTCGCCCGCGTTCCGGTCGAGCGCCAAGTCGAAGCGGTGCCTGATCCCGATGGACGGCTACTACGAATGGCGCGTCAACGACGCCGTCGCCGGCAAGAAGTCCCGCAAGACGCCGTTCTTCATGTACCGCGAGGACGGCGAGCCGCTGTTCATGGCGGGCCTGTGGTCGGTGTGGAAGCCCGCCAAGGAGGCGTCGCCCCTGCTGAGTTGCACCATCATCACCACCGATGCGCCCGGGGAGCTGGCCGAGATCCATGACCGGATGCCGCTGGTGGTGCCCGAACGGGAGTGGGACCGCTGGCTGGACCCCGACGCCCCGGCCGACGAAGAGCTGCTGACCCGGCCGCCCGACGTGCGCGGCATCCGCATGCGCGAGGTCTCGACGCTGGTCAACAACGTCCGCAACAACGGGCCGCAGCTACTCGAGCCGGCCGGCCCGGAACCCGAACAGGCGACCCTGCTCTAG
- a CDS encoding 3-hydroxyacyl-CoA dehydrogenase family protein — translation MTGSYTYSFDDIRNRPVAVVGAGTLGRRIALMFASRGGTVRIFAPRAEQRAAAVQYVAEALPKLLEDRGFGELGGATAAGSLEEALDDAWLVVESVPEKLEIKIATWDQIDQAAPPGTIFGTNSSSYPSRLMARGVRDKTRLCNTHFYMPPEANAVDLMSDGQTDRGLLDTLLTVLPEFGVHPFEARKECTGFIFNRIWAAIKRESLAVVAEGVARPEDVDGMFKSNLGVPAGPFQMMDAVGLDVVLDIENHYADEFPHLPRHVRELLQSYVDAGKLGVKSGEGFYSYRSGA, via the coding sequence GTGACTGGCTCGTACACATACTCGTTCGATGACATCCGAAACCGTCCGGTCGCGGTGGTCGGGGCGGGAACGCTGGGCCGCCGCATCGCGTTGATGTTCGCCAGCCGCGGCGGCACCGTCCGGATCTTCGCCCCGCGCGCCGAACAGCGCGCCGCCGCGGTGCAGTACGTCGCGGAAGCCCTACCGAAGCTGTTGGAGGACCGCGGCTTTGGTGAACTGGGTGGCGCGACGGCCGCGGGGTCGCTGGAAGAGGCGTTGGACGACGCCTGGCTTGTCGTGGAGTCCGTCCCGGAGAAACTGGAGATCAAGATCGCAACGTGGGACCAGATCGACCAAGCCGCGCCGCCGGGCACCATCTTCGGCACCAACTCTTCGTCGTATCCGTCGCGTCTGATGGCCCGCGGCGTGCGCGACAAGACCCGCTTGTGCAACACGCACTTCTACATGCCGCCCGAGGCCAACGCCGTCGACCTGATGTCCGACGGGCAGACCGACCGCGGCCTGCTCGACACCCTGCTGACCGTGCTGCCCGAGTTCGGCGTCCATCCCTTCGAGGCGCGCAAGGAATGCACCGGCTTCATCTTCAATCGCATCTGGGCGGCGATCAAGCGGGAGTCCCTGGCCGTGGTCGCCGAGGGTGTGGCGCGCCCAGAGGATGTCGACGGGATGTTCAAGAGCAACCTGGGCGTGCCGGCCGGTCCGTTCCAGATGATGGACGCGGTCGGGCTGGACGTGGTGCTCGACATCGAGAACCACTACGCCGACGAGTTCCCGCACCTCCCGAGGCACGTGCGGGAGTTGCTGCAGTCGTACGTCGATGCCGGCAAGCTCGGCGTGAAGTCCGGCGAAGGTTTCTACAGTTATCGGTCCGGGGCGTGA